One window of the Anopheles cruzii chromosome 2, idAnoCruzAS_RS32_06, whole genome shotgun sequence genome contains the following:
- the LOC128268741 gene encoding transient receptor potential cation channel subfamily A member 1, with protein MPASHYLMHSARSVRSETEQNLTTCNGDHKEGELQQSQAFKNWLLSRLKLPSTQSMHNSKVRQINAYDSNELQAILTQPGEAEVCLLIDSPYRILRAAESGNLEEFIRLYEADVTRLAVQDSKGRTAAHQAAARNRVNILSFIHQEAGNLNAQDMIGNTPLHTAVENDSLNALEFLLKVSVATNILNDKKLAPVHLATEQNKVKALQVMGKYREVIDIQQGGEHGRTALHLAAIYDNEECAQILISEFGACPRKPCNNGYYPIHEAAKNASSKTMEVFFQWGESKGCTREEMISFYDSEGNVPLHSAVHGGDIKAVELCLKSGAKISTQQHDLSTPVHLAAAQGAIEIVKLMFRSQPLEKRVSLGCTDIQKMTPLHCAAMFDHPEIVEYLVNEGADINAMDKEKRSPLLLSSSRGGWRTVTSLIRLGANISLKDANSRNVLHLVIMNGGCLDEFAKEVCRAQSELCLLQLLNEKDDAGCSPMHYASREGHIRSLENLIRLGACINLKNNNNESPLHFAARYGRYNTVRQLLDSEKGTFIINESDGEGLTPLHIASQQGHTRVVQMLLNRGALLHRDHNGRNPLHLAAMSGYTQTVELLHSVHSHLLDQVDKDGNTALHLATMENKPNAVVLLLGLGCKLLHNYMDMSAIDYAIYYKYPEAALAMATHEERSSEVMALKSDKHPCVTLALIASMPRVFEAVQDNCITKANCKKDSKSFYIRYSFSCLQCPALYAQMDGRTGEAVQISKPIPLPALNAMVSHGRVELLAHPLSQKYLQMKWNSYGKYFHLANLLFYSVFLFFVTLYTSHIMSNVAPVSHDTGNSTHENDTGGQQVIVAFRSSLDRNKRYNYAPIANLTTTATVPQIVEQLDITTTTLVSGIGIIVYIVVSALRELLQAYQQKWHYLLEPNNFISWILYTSALIMVWPMFASGMCYNVNYSAASITVFFSWFNLLLFLQRFDQIGIYVVMFLEILQTLIKVLTVFSILIIAFGLAFYILLSKVEEPQVNHLSFSSIPMSLVRTFSMMLGEMDFVGTYVQPVHAGDLPFPLPSFVILCLFMILMPILLMNLLIGLAIGDIDRVRRNAQLKRLAMQVVLHTELERKLPQMWLEMVDKMELIEYPNEKKCKLGFLDSVLRKWFCNPFTDEYKGGLDLVLDNTEDYLALELEKQKRKLRDITCALDTQHQLLRLIVQKMEIKTEADDVDEGVPTSDVKGLLKASRTSRWSSPRIRKKLGATLSFNRSINK; from the exons ATGCCTGCATCGCACTACTTGATGCATAGTGCacgatcggttcgatccgaGACCGAGCAGAACCTTACCACATGCAATGGTGACCATAAAGAGGGAGAGCTACAGCAGTCTCAGGCATTCAAA AATTGGCTGTTGTCCCGTCTAAAGCTTCCATCAACGCAGTCAATGCACAATTCGAAAGTGCGCCAGATAAACGCCTACGACAGTAATGAGCTGCAAGCCATACTTACACAGCCTGGCGAAGCGGAAGTGTGTCTTCTTATCGATAGCCCATACCGCATACTAAGG GCAGCCGAGTCCGGCAATTTGGAAGAGTTCATACGGCTGTATGAAGCGGACGTCACCAGACTGGCGGTACAAGACAGCAAGGGTCGAACAGCAGCCCACCAAGCAGCTGCGCGGAACCGTGTGAACATTCTTTCGTTCATCCATCAGGAAGCAGGAAATCTCAATGCACAGGACATGATTGGCAACACACCACTCCACACGGCCGTCGAAAACGATTCGTTGAATGCGCTGGAGTTTCTACTGAAAGT TTCGGTGGCTACAAACATTTTGAACGACAAAAAACTTGCTCCGGTACATCTTGCTACGGAGCAGAACAAGGTGAAAGCACTGCAGGTTATGGGTAAGTATCGTGAAGTTATCGACATACAGCAAGGCGGAGAACACGGCCGTACGGCGCTGCACTTAGCGGCCATCTATGACAACGAAGAATGCGCCCAAATTTTG ATTTCCGAATTCGGAGCTTGCCCGCGGAAGCCCTGCAACAACGGTTACTACCCGATCCACGAGGCGGCCAAAAATGCCAGCTCCAAAACGATGGAAGTCTTCTTTCAGTGGGGCGAATCGAAGGGCTGCACCCGGGAGGAGATGATTTCTTTCTACGACTCCGAAGGGAACGTTCCGCTGCACTCGGCCGTGCACGGTGGCGACATTAAGGCCGTAGAGCTTTGCTTGAAGTCGGGGGCCAAGATTTCCACCCAGCAGCATGACCTTTCGACGCCGGTGCACCTGGCTGCCGCCCAGGGCGCCATCGAGATTGTGAAGCTGATGTTCCGCTCGCAGCCACTCGAGAAGCGCGTCAGTCTCGGCTGCACCGACATCCAGAAGATGACCCCGCTGCACTGCGCGGCCATGTTCGATCACCCGGAAATCGTCGAGTATTTGGTGAACGAGGGCGCCGACATCAACGCGATGGACAAGGAGAAACGGTCGCCACTGTTGCTCTCGTCGTCGCGTGGCGGTTGGCGCACCGTCACATCGCTGATTAGGCTAGGGGCAAACATTAGCTTGAAGGACGCCAACTCGCGCAACGTTCTGCACTTGGTGATCATGAACGGGGGCTGCCTGGACGAGTTCGCTAAGGAGGTGTGCCGCGCGCAGTCCGAGTTGTGCCTGCTGCAGTTATTGAACGAGAAGGACGATGCCGGCTGTTCGCCCATGCACTACGCCAGCCGCGAAGGTCACATTAGATCGCTGGAAAACCTGATCCGTCTTGGAGCGTGCATCAACTTGAAGAACAATAACAACGAGAGTCCGCTCCACTTTGCAGCTCGGTATGGACGCTACAACACTGTGCGCCAGCTGCTCGATTCGGAGAAGGGCACGTTCATCATCAACGAAAGCGATGGCGAGGGTCTGACGCCGTTGCACATTGCATCGCAGCAAGGCCACACACGAGTCGTGCAGATGCTGCTGAACCGAGGGGCCCTGCTGCACCGGGACCACAATGGACGCAACCCGTTGCACTTGGCGGCCATGTCCGGCTACACCCAGACGGTCGAGCTTCTGCACTCGGTCCACTCGCACCTGCTCGATCAGGTGGACAAAGATGGG AACACAGCATTGCATCTAGCaacgatggaaaacaaaccgaacgccGTGGTGTTGCTGCTTGGCCTTGGCTGTAAGCTTCTGCACAATTACATGGACATGAGCGCTATTGACTACGCCATCTACTATAAGTACCCGGAGGCCGCCCTGGCTATGGCAACCCATGAGGAGCGATCCAGTGAGGTCATGGCACTGAAATCGGACAAACATCCTTGCGTTACGCTGGCGCTGATCGCGTCGATGCCGCGTGTTTTCGAAGCCGTACAAGATAACTGCATCACCAAGGCGAACTGCAAGAAGGACTCAAAAAGCTTCTAC ATTCGATACTCGTTTAGCTGCCTCCAGTGTCCGGCACTGTACGCCCAAATGGACGGTCGAACGGGCGAAGCGGTGCAAATTTCTAAGCCTATACCACTTCCTGCACTCAAC GCGATGGTATCCCATGGACGAGTGGAACTGCTGGCGCATCCGCTAAGTCAGAAGTATTTGCAAATGAAGTGGAATTCTTATGGGAAATACTTTCATCTAGCAAACCTGCTGTTCTACAGTGTATTTTTGTTCTTTGTGACACTCTATACTTCGCACATAATGAGTAATGTAGCTCCTGTCAGCCATGATACGGGCAAT AGTACGCATGAAAACGACACTGGTGGACAGCAAGTAATAGTAGCGTTTCGTTCCTCGTTGGACCGGAACAAACGATACAACTATGCTCCTATCGCGAACCTCACCACGACTGCAACTGTACCACAAATCGTGGAACAACTGGACATAACGACAACCACACTGGTTTCCGGAATTGGAATCATTGTCTACATTGTCGTCAGTGCTCTCCGAGAGCTGCTGCAGGCATATCAGCAAAAATGGCACTACCTGTTGGAGCCGAACAATTTTATCTCGTGGATACTGTACACGTCGGCACTGATTATGGTTTGGCCAATGTTTGCCAGTGGAATGTGCTACAATGTCAACTACTCCGCTGCCTCGAtaaccgttttcttttcctggTTCAATCTGCTCCTGTTTCTGCAACGATTCGATCAG ATTGGGATCTACGTTGTAATGTTTTTGGAAATATTGCAAACTCTCATCAAAGTGTTAACCGTTTTTAGCATCCTAATAATAGCTTTTGGCCTAGCGTTCTACATTCTGCTATCAAAG GTTGAGGAACCGCAAGTTAACCACCTGTCGTTCTCCTCCATTCCAATGTCGTTGGTACGCACGTTCTCTATGATGCTGGGAGAGATGGATTTCGTCGGAACGTATGTTCAACCAGTTCACGCCGGAGATCTGCCGTTCCCGTTGCCTTCATTCGTAATACTTT GTTTGTTCATGATACTCATGCCCATTTTGCTGATGAACTTGCTGATCGGTTTGGCCATCGGTGATATCGATCGAGTCCGCCGAAATGCTCAACTGAAACGTCTCGCTATGCAGGTAGTTTTACACACTGAACTGGAACGCAAGCTTCCGCAAATGTGGCTCGAGATGGTCGACAAGATGGAACTGATCGAGTATCCTAATGAGAAAAAATGTAAGCTCGGATTCCTTGACTCGGTACTGCGGAAATGGTTTTGCAATCCGTTTACGGACGAATATAAAG GGGGGCTCGATTTGGTACTCGACAACACGGAAGATTACTTGGCATTGGAGTTAGAGAAGCAGAAGCGGAAGCTAAGGGACATTACCTGTGCACTGGACACTCAGCATCAGCTTCTCCGACTGATCGTGCAG AAAATGGAGATCAAAACTGAGGCAGATGATGTAGATGAAGGCGTTCCGACGAGTGATGTCAAAGGGTTACTGAAGGCCAGTCGTACCTCTCGCTGGTCTTCGCCAAGAATAAGAAAGAAGCTGGGCGCCACATTGAGCTTCAACAGATCAATTAACAAATAG